In Woeseia oceani, one DNA window encodes the following:
- the grpE gene encoding nucleotide exchange factor GrpE encodes MTGQPDRPQADNQDRPAADEPLPEDAGAESTPSADNGELGVLQAQADENWDKYLRAMAELDNVRKRSQRDVENARKYALEPFARELLNVRDSLEMGLATSAGAEPEPLRQGFEATLKQLATTMEQFGIEVLDPHGEPFDPQQHEAMAMQPSPDVEPGTVLTVYQKGYSLNGRLLRPARVVVSAAVDAD; translated from the coding sequence ATGACAGGACAGCCCGATCGCCCTCAAGCCGACAACCAGGACCGGCCAGCCGCCGACGAGCCGTTGCCGGAAGATGCGGGTGCCGAAAGTACGCCATCAGCCGATAACGGTGAACTTGGCGTACTGCAGGCGCAGGCGGATGAGAACTGGGACAAGTACCTGCGAGCCATGGCTGAACTCGATAACGTGCGCAAGCGTTCGCAGCGCGATGTCGAAAATGCGCGCAAGTACGCACTGGAACCGTTTGCCCGGGAGTTGCTGAACGTGCGCGACAGCCTCGAAATGGGGCTTGCAACCAGTGCGGGTGCAGAGCCCGAACCGCTGCGGCAGGGATTCGAGGCTACTTTGAAGCAATTGGCCACCACGATGGAGCAGTTCGGTATTGAGGTACTGGATCCGCACGGCGAGCCTTTTGATCCGCAGCAGCACGAGGCCATGGCCATGCAACCCAGCCCGGATGTTGAGCCGGGTACGGTGCTGACCGTCTACCAGAAAGGCTATTCCCTGAACGGCCGGTTGTTGCGGCCGGCACGTGTGGTCGTGTCTGCGGCAGTCGATGCCGACTAA
- a CDS encoding winged helix-turn-helix transcriptional regulator, whose translation MNKSPGRWRRQPTPAAFVVLSDLLGRRWALRVIWELRGGALTFRALQAACGRISPSVLQARIHELSRLGIIERIPRLGYRLSASGEQLFLNLESLCDWAAGPEVAPKLKW comes from the coding sequence ATGAACAAAAGCCCTGGACGTTGGCGACGTCAACCCACGCCGGCGGCGTTTGTCGTTCTGAGTGACCTGCTGGGTCGGCGCTGGGCATTGCGTGTGATCTGGGAGTTGCGTGGCGGAGCGCTGACTTTTCGTGCACTGCAGGCAGCCTGCGGACGGATTTCTCCCAGCGTATTGCAGGCCCGAATACACGAACTATCCCGGCTTGGGATCATTGAGAGGATTCCCAGGCTCGGCTACCGCTTGAGTGCGAGTGGCGAGCAACTGTTTCTAAACCTCGAGTCGCTCTGCGACTGGGCAGCAGGCCCTGAAGTTGCCCCCAAATTAAAATGGTAG
- the smpB gene encoding SsrA-binding protein SmpB, with protein MSKTKKAGKTDSRIAENRKARHDYFIEDTYEAGLVLQGWEVKSLRAGRAQITETYVHLKNGEAWLIGANISPLLSASTHITAEPTRTRKLLLNKNELDRMVGAVERKGYTLVALNLHWSKGKAKVDIGLAKGKKQHDKRATDKARDWERQKARILRP; from the coding sequence ATGAGCAAAACGAAAAAAGCTGGAAAAACGGACTCCCGCATTGCGGAGAATCGCAAGGCCCGACACGACTACTTCATTGAAGACACGTATGAAGCCGGCCTCGTTCTGCAGGGCTGGGAGGTCAAGAGCCTGCGGGCAGGCCGCGCCCAAATTACTGAAACCTACGTACACCTCAAAAACGGTGAGGCGTGGCTGATCGGTGCCAACATTTCGCCCTTGCTGAGCGCCTCGACACACATCACGGCGGAGCCCACCCGCACCCGCAAGTTGCTGCTGAACAAAAACGAACTGGACCGGATGGTCGGTGCCGTCGAACGTAAGGGCTACACGCTGGTGGCGCTGAACCTGCACTGGTCGAAAGGCAAAGCGAAAGTGGACATCGGCTTGGCCAAGGGCAAGAAGCAACATGACAAGCGGGCCACGGACAAGGCACGGGACTGGGAACGACAAAAGGCCAGAATCCTCCGACCCTAG
- a CDS encoding outer membrane protein assembly factor BamE: MQRLALTLFAFLLLSLTSACVYQAPLSQGNLLKTEDLEQVEVGMTRSQVRFLLGTPMVSDPFHNDRWDYVYYLRIGREKASFKRWVSIYFDGETVSRIERDRELSPNI, encoded by the coding sequence ATGCAACGATTAGCCCTGACACTGTTCGCCTTCCTGCTACTGTCGCTGACCAGCGCGTGCGTCTACCAAGCCCCGCTCTCCCAGGGCAACCTGCTGAAAACGGAAGACCTTGAACAGGTCGAGGTCGGCATGACCCGCAGCCAGGTTCGGTTTCTGCTCGGCACACCGATGGTGAGCGACCCGTTTCACAACGATCGCTGGGACTACGTTTACTACCTGCGTATAGGGCGCGAAAAAGCCAGCTTCAAGCGCTGGGTATCCATTTACTTCGATGGCGAAACAGTTTCGCGGATCGAACGTGACCGCGAACTAAGCCCCAACATTTGA
- a CDS encoding sodium-dependent transporter, with protein MLTPETSDNGKRKSLHGHWSSRMAFILAVTGSAVGLGNIWKFPYIAGQNGGGAFVLVYLLCVFLIGMPVMMSEILIGRRGRRNPVATMALLGKEEGSSSHWKWVGSLGVLAGVLILSYYSVIGGWTLAYVFKSVSGTFTGASATAVGAEFSSFTSSWWKLALCHTFFMGLTVFVVARGVERGLEKAVRFMVPALLLLMFTLLGYSINSGHFGSGVAFMFSADFDALTWDSVLAAMGQAFFTLSVGMGAIMAYGAYLPEETSITGASAAVVIADTGIAILAGLVIFPLVFANGLDPADGPGLVFVTLPLAFGHMTGGTFFATLFFVLLTFAAWTSALGLVEPAVAWCVEHFKRSRAEAAVIVGSVIWVLGFATVFSFNAISGVTFFRGTLFDNIDYLTSNVMLPLSGLLITIFAAWVMCRNSTSEELGGAGTGYRVWRFLARFVAPVAILFVFLKAIGVLPEMSGG; from the coding sequence ATGCTCACACCGGAAACTAGCGACAACGGCAAACGCAAATCACTGCACGGCCATTGGTCCTCACGCATGGCCTTCATACTGGCAGTGACGGGGTCGGCGGTAGGCCTCGGCAACATCTGGAAGTTTCCGTACATTGCCGGTCAGAACGGCGGCGGTGCGTTCGTCCTCGTCTACCTCTTATGCGTGTTCCTGATCGGTATGCCGGTCATGATGTCGGAAATCCTTATCGGCCGCCGTGGCCGCCGCAATCCGGTGGCCACCATGGCGCTGCTGGGCAAGGAGGAAGGCAGTTCCAGTCACTGGAAATGGGTTGGCAGTCTGGGTGTTCTGGCCGGTGTGCTGATTCTTTCCTATTACAGCGTTATCGGCGGCTGGACGCTGGCTTACGTCTTCAAGAGCGTCAGCGGCACGTTCACCGGCGCCAGCGCCACGGCTGTCGGTGCCGAGTTTTCCTCATTCACCAGCAGTTGGTGGAAGCTCGCCTTGTGCCACACTTTCTTTATGGGGCTCACGGTATTTGTGGTGGCGCGTGGCGTGGAGCGCGGTCTCGAAAAAGCGGTGCGTTTCATGGTGCCGGCGCTGTTGCTGCTGATGTTCACCTTGCTGGGTTACTCCATTAACTCCGGGCATTTCGGCAGCGGCGTTGCATTCATGTTTTCGGCTGATTTCGATGCACTGACCTGGGACAGCGTACTCGCCGCGATGGGGCAGGCATTTTTCACACTGAGTGTCGGCATGGGTGCCATCATGGCCTACGGCGCCTACCTGCCGGAAGAAACCTCAATTACCGGCGCCTCTGCGGCGGTGGTTATTGCCGATACCGGCATCGCGATTCTGGCTGGTTTGGTCATTTTCCCATTGGTGTTCGCAAACGGCTTGGATCCGGCCGATGGTCCGGGCCTTGTGTTCGTCACATTGCCGCTGGCGTTCGGACACATGACCGGCGGCACATTCTTCGCGACCCTCTTCTTCGTGTTGCTGACCTTCGCGGCGTGGACGTCCGCCCTGGGTTTGGTTGAACCTGCCGTTGCGTGGTGCGTCGAGCACTTCAAACGCTCGCGCGCAGAGGCCGCCGTTATTGTGGGCAGCGTTATATGGGTGCTGGGCTTCGCCACCGTGTTCTCGTTCAACGCGATTTCGGGGGTGACGTTCTTCAGAGGAACGTTGTTCGACAACATCGATTACCTGACCAGCAACGTGATGTTGCCGCTCAGTGGCCTGCTGATCACCATCTTCGCCGCATGGGTGATGTGCCGGAACTCCACCTCTGAAGAATTGGGCGGGGCTGGAACCGGCTACCGGGTCTGGCGTTTTCTGGCACGCTTTGTCGCGCCGGTTGCCATCCTGTTCGTGTTCCTCAAAGCCATCGGCGTATTGCCTGAAATGTCTGGTGGCTAG
- the recN gene encoding DNA repair protein RecN: MLTSLQVRNFAIIDQVDVVFASGMTVLTGETGAGKSILVDALALVLGERGSAGLVREGAERAEICAEFDISKHKPASAWLAEQALDMDDACVLRRVIGADGRSRAFINGSTATLQSLATLGALLLDIHGQHFHQSLGRREVQRDLLDHFGKLTEQRNTVAAAWTSWHELAAELTSLEEDDADRASRIDLLEFQLDELEVLDLKADELNELRAERKKLHYSGRIADGVAEALQLIFEADPDNAHRLLAKAQQSLQPLGEFDKNLAAAVALLSESVIQVAEAADQLQRCADNLDADPARRDWIEERLDAVQSIARKHRIEPEALGDLRERIAQQLDDLRNAKQRGEQLEERVAKAWGDYESQARILSKGRQQAAKKLSAAVTAAMADLGMPGGVFEVTLKPRAAADARAWGLEDAEYLISANPGQRPMPLTKVASGGELSRMSLSIQVIASDGSAIPTMIFDEVDSGVGGSVAEMVGRRLRELADRRQVLCVTHLPQVASQAGQHLRVNKITDGKSTRTTVTVLKKDERIEELARMLGGVEITKRTRDHAAEMLGKVGGVRKKRKRNAG; encoded by the coding sequence ATGCTGACCAGCTTGCAGGTCCGAAACTTCGCCATCATCGATCAGGTCGATGTGGTCTTTGCATCCGGCATGACCGTGCTGACCGGCGAGACCGGTGCCGGTAAATCCATACTCGTGGATGCCCTCGCCCTGGTATTGGGCGAACGTGGCAGTGCCGGGCTGGTACGCGAAGGCGCCGAGCGTGCGGAGATATGCGCAGAGTTCGACATCAGCAAACACAAGCCAGCCAGTGCCTGGCTTGCCGAGCAGGCACTGGACATGGACGACGCCTGTGTCCTGCGCCGCGTCATTGGCGCTGATGGGCGTTCACGTGCCTTTATCAATGGCAGCACGGCGACACTGCAAAGTCTGGCGACGCTGGGTGCCCTGTTGCTGGACATTCACGGCCAGCACTTTCACCAATCTCTGGGCCGGCGTGAAGTGCAGCGAGACCTGCTGGATCATTTCGGCAAGCTCACCGAACAACGCAACACGGTGGCCGCTGCCTGGACGTCCTGGCACGAGCTGGCGGCGGAACTGACGTCGCTGGAAGAGGACGACGCGGATCGCGCCTCGCGCATCGACCTGCTGGAGTTTCAGCTCGACGAACTCGAAGTGCTGGACCTAAAAGCCGATGAACTCAACGAGTTACGTGCGGAACGTAAGAAACTACATTATAGCGGACGCATCGCGGATGGCGTTGCCGAAGCGCTGCAACTCATCTTTGAGGCCGATCCGGACAACGCTCACCGACTGCTGGCGAAAGCGCAGCAATCATTGCAACCGCTTGGCGAGTTCGACAAGAACCTCGCCGCGGCCGTTGCCCTGCTTTCAGAGTCGGTCATACAGGTTGCCGAAGCCGCCGACCAGTTGCAGCGCTGCGCCGACAACCTGGACGCCGATCCAGCACGCCGCGACTGGATCGAAGAACGTCTCGACGCGGTGCAGTCAATCGCGCGCAAGCACCGGATCGAACCGGAAGCGCTGGGAGATTTGCGCGAACGCATTGCGCAACAGCTCGATGATTTGCGCAACGCGAAGCAACGTGGCGAACAACTCGAAGAACGCGTCGCCAAAGCATGGGGCGACTACGAATCGCAAGCACGGATACTTAGCAAGGGCCGGCAGCAAGCCGCGAAGAAGTTGTCAGCCGCGGTAACGGCCGCGATGGCCGACCTGGGTATGCCGGGTGGTGTATTCGAGGTCACATTAAAGCCGCGCGCGGCGGCCGACGCGCGCGCCTGGGGTCTTGAAGATGCCGAGTACCTGATCAGCGCGAACCCCGGTCAACGCCCCATGCCACTGACCAAAGTCGCCTCGGGCGGCGAATTGTCACGGATGAGTTTGTCGATCCAGGTTATTGCCAGTGATGGCAGCGCCATTCCGACCATGATCTTCGATGAAGTCGACAGCGGTGTCGGCGGCAGCGTCGCGGAGATGGTGGGACGGCGCCTGCGGGAACTGGCGGACCGTCGCCAGGTTCTCTGCGTAACGCATTTGCCGCAGGTCGCCAGTCAGGCCGGCCAGCACCTGCGCGTTAACAAAATCACCGATGGCAAGTCCACCCGCACTACCGTGACAGTGCTGAAAAAAGACGAGCGCATCGAAGAACTCGCACGCATGCTGGGTGGGGTGGAGATTACCAAACGAACCCGCGATCACGCCGCGGAAATGCTCGGCAAGGTGGGTGGCGTTCGCAAGAAGCGCAAACGCAACGCCGGCTAG
- a CDS encoding RnfH family protein, with amino-acid sequence MSDDATVDLEVEVVFALPDRQVLKAVTVPAGSSVDDAIDQSAIRALFPDIDLNVLATGVWGQPVKRSQLLRNGDRVEIYRSLLMDPREARRQLAEHGRAMGQKPADP; translated from the coding sequence ATGAGCGACGACGCCACTGTAGACCTGGAAGTTGAGGTGGTATTTGCCTTGCCGGATCGGCAGGTCTTAAAAGCAGTCACTGTACCTGCAGGGAGTAGCGTCGACGACGCTATCGATCAGTCCGCTATTCGTGCCTTGTTTCCCGACATCGACCTGAACGTGCTTGCGACGGGAGTGTGGGGGCAGCCTGTCAAACGTAGCCAGCTATTGCGTAACGGCGACCGGGTTGAGATTTACCGTTCGCTGTTAATGGATCCGCGTGAAGCGCGGCGGCAGCTCGCAGAGCATGGCCGTGCCATGGGCCAAAAGCCGGCAGACCCGTAA
- a CDS encoding type II toxin-antitoxin system RatA family toxin, whose amino-acid sequence MRSAHRSALVPYSAQQMYELVDDIGAYPEFLPWCSDARILNRDGDTVEAMLELNKSGIRKSFTTRNTGHPYEGIELRLVGGPFHHLEGGWRFTDLPGHGSKVVLDIDFEFESTLVDVIFGSFFEDTCNSLVDAFTQRAVTVYAGGAT is encoded by the coding sequence ATGCGTAGCGCTCATCGCAGCGCGCTGGTTCCCTACAGCGCGCAGCAGATGTACGAGCTGGTGGATGACATTGGAGCCTATCCGGAGTTCCTGCCGTGGTGCAGCGACGCGCGCATACTCAACCGTGACGGCGATACCGTGGAAGCGATGCTGGAACTCAACAAGTCCGGCATTCGTAAATCTTTCACGACCCGCAATACGGGGCATCCGTACGAAGGGATAGAGCTGCGCCTTGTTGGTGGTCCTTTTCACCATCTTGAGGGCGGTTGGCGTTTCACCGATCTGCCAGGGCACGGATCCAAGGTCGTGCTCGACATTGACTTTGAATTCGAGTCGACACTGGTTGATGTCATCTTCGGTTCATTTTTCGAAGACACCTGCAATTCGCTGGTTGATGCTTTCACGCAGCGCGCCGTTACCGTCTATGCCGGCGGGGCGACATGA
- the hrcA gene encoding heat-inducible transcriptional repressor HrcA, which translates to MSKQAVSNVPNERSQYLLKILIQRFIRDGQPVGSRTLSRDSGLDLSPATIRNVLADLEDLGFVSAPHTSAGRVPTPRGYRMFVDTLVQYKQPKDGEIRRLQKRLAGNDQDPDNLVSSVSNALSRITSLAGVVTMPKGQHATLRQIEFLPLSDNRVLAILVINNREVQNRILNTDRNYTSDELQRAANYINENYAGVELKDIHLRLVSDLEKTRDSMNQAMLDIVSVAQSAMDGAGPQKSGFVVSGETNLMGIAELSDIDKLRRLFDAFSHKRLLIDLLDRSISANGVQVFIGEESGYQILDDCSVVSAPYRMDDGKIGVLGVIGPTRMAYDRVVPIVEVTAKMLGSVLNVPD; encoded by the coding sequence ATGTCGAAGCAAGCAGTCAGCAATGTGCCAAATGAGCGTTCTCAGTACCTCCTGAAAATACTGATTCAGCGCTTTATTCGTGATGGTCAGCCGGTCGGATCGCGCACTTTATCGCGGGATTCCGGTCTGGATCTCAGCCCCGCAACGATACGTAACGTTCTTGCCGATCTGGAAGACCTGGGGTTTGTCTCCGCACCGCACACTTCGGCAGGCCGGGTGCCGACCCCGCGCGGCTACCGCATGTTCGTTGACACGCTGGTGCAGTACAAACAGCCCAAGGACGGTGAGATCCGGCGTTTGCAAAAACGCCTCGCTGGCAATGACCAGGACCCGGATAACCTGGTGAGTTCGGTGTCGAATGCGCTGTCGCGGATTACGAGTCTCGCGGGTGTCGTCACGATGCCCAAAGGCCAGCATGCCACGCTCCGGCAAATCGAATTTCTGCCGCTGTCGGACAATCGGGTGCTGGCCATCCTGGTTATCAACAACCGCGAAGTGCAGAACCGCATTCTGAATACCGACCGCAACTATACGAGTGATGAGCTGCAACGCGCGGCCAATTACATCAATGAAAACTACGCGGGCGTGGAGCTCAAGGATATTCACCTGCGGCTGGTTAGCGATTTGGAGAAAACCAGGGACTCCATGAACCAGGCGATGCTCGATATCGTGAGCGTCGCGCAGTCGGCGATGGATGGTGCCGGGCCACAGAAAAGCGGTTTCGTGGTCAGTGGCGAGACCAACCTGATGGGCATCGCTGAACTGTCGGATATCGACAAACTGCGACGGTTGTTCGACGCGTTCTCGCACAAACGGCTGTTGATCGATCTGCTGGATCGCAGCATCAGCGCCAACGGTGTGCAGGTATTTATCGGCGAAGAGTCGGGTTATCAGATTCTGGATGACTGCAGCGTCGTTTCGGCGCCATACCGCATGGACGACGGCAAGATCGGTGTCCTGGGCGTTATCGGTCCGACTCGCATGGCCTACGATCGGGTCGTGCCGATCGTGGAAGTCACGGCAAAGATGCTTGGCTCTGTGCTGAACGTACCGGATTAG
- the fur gene encoding ferric iron uptake transcriptional regulator: protein MLQRQELRKAGLKVTLPRLKILEILEGDGTRHLSAEDIYKELLETGEDIGLATVYRVLTQFESAGLVTRHNFEGGHSVFEVDEGEHHDHMVCVETGDVVEFMNDEIERLQKEIARKHNYELIDHSLVLYVRPLKKKEK from the coding sequence ATGTTACAGCGTCAGGAACTTCGAAAAGCCGGATTGAAAGTGACCTTGCCGCGACTCAAGATCCTTGAGATTCTTGAGGGCGATGGTACCCGTCACCTCAGTGCCGAAGACATCTACAAAGAATTGCTGGAGACGGGCGAGGATATCGGCCTGGCAACGGTCTACCGCGTTTTGACCCAGTTTGAATCAGCGGGCCTCGTGACCCGGCACAACTTCGAAGGTGGCCATTCGGTCTTTGAAGTGGATGAAGGTGAGCATCACGACCACATGGTTTGCGTTGAGACCGGCGACGTCGTCGAATTCATGAACGATGAGATCGAGCGCCTGCAAAAAGAAATTGCGCGCAAGCACAACTACGAGTTGATCGATCACAGCCTCGTGCTGTACGTACGGCCTCTCAAAAAGAAAGAAAAGTAG
- the dnaK gene encoding molecular chaperone DnaK: protein MGKVIGIDLGTTNSCVAVMEGDKPKVIENSEGDRTTPSIVAFGKDGDVLVGQSAKRQAVTNPSNTLHAVKRLIGRRFNDDVVRRDIDMVPYKIVKADNGDAWVEANGKAMAPPEISARVLMKMKKTAEDYLGEPVTEAVVTVPAYFNDSQRQATKDAGRIAGLDVKRIINEPTAAALAYGMDKKRGDSKIVVYDLGGGTFDVSIIEIAEVDGEHQFEVLATNGDTFLGGEDFDLRIIQYLTSEFQRESGVDISKDPLAMQRLKEAAEKAKIELSSGQQTEVNLPYITADASGPKHLTIKLTRAKLESLVEDLVTRTIEPCKVALKDAGLKVNEINDVILVGGQTRMPKVQEEVQNFFGKEPRRDVNPDEAVALGAAIQGGVLAGDVKDVLLLDVTPLSLGIETLGGVMTKLIEKNTTIPANAEQVFSTADDNQTAVTIHVLQGEREKAQGNKSLGRFDLADIPPAPRGMPQIEVTFDIDANGILNVSAKDKATGKSQNIVIKASSGLTDEEIDKMVSDAESHAEEDRKFRELVETRNKADALIHAAEKSITELGDKATDEERSAVETAVSELKDALKSDDPEQIEAKINALTEASGAVAQKLYAEQAAEGAADGEAADGQGSSAGKDDVVDAEFEEVDDDKKKSS, encoded by the coding sequence ATGGGTAAAGTGATTGGTATCGATCTGGGTACCACGAACTCCTGCGTCGCGGTCATGGAGGGTGACAAGCCCAAAGTGATAGAGAACAGCGAGGGCGATCGAACCACTCCGTCAATTGTCGCGTTCGGCAAGGACGGTGATGTGCTGGTAGGCCAGTCGGCCAAGCGCCAGGCGGTGACCAACCCGAGCAATACATTGCACGCGGTCAAGCGCCTGATCGGTCGTCGGTTCAACGACGATGTCGTTCGTCGCGACATCGACATGGTGCCGTACAAGATAGTCAAAGCCGACAACGGCGATGCCTGGGTCGAGGCGAATGGCAAGGCCATGGCGCCGCCGGAAATTTCGGCGCGCGTGCTGATGAAAATGAAGAAGACGGCCGAAGACTACCTGGGTGAGCCGGTAACCGAGGCAGTCGTTACAGTGCCTGCGTACTTCAACGATTCGCAGCGACAGGCGACTAAAGACGCGGGCCGAATTGCCGGCCTGGACGTCAAACGCATAATCAACGAGCCCACCGCGGCGGCGTTGGCCTATGGTATGGACAAGAAGCGTGGCGACTCCAAGATCGTTGTCTACGATCTGGGTGGCGGCACCTTCGACGTCTCGATCATCGAGATCGCTGAAGTCGATGGTGAACACCAGTTTGAAGTCCTCGCCACCAATGGCGACACGTTCCTGGGCGGCGAAGATTTTGACCTGCGCATCATTCAGTACCTGACCTCCGAGTTCCAACGTGAAAGTGGCGTGGATATCAGCAAGGATCCACTCGCTATGCAGCGTCTGAAAGAGGCGGCTGAGAAGGCCAAGATCGAGTTGTCATCGGGCCAGCAGACCGAAGTGAACCTGCCGTACATCACGGCGGACGCGTCGGGTCCCAAGCACCTGACCATCAAACTGACCCGTGCGAAGCTCGAGTCACTGGTGGAAGACCTCGTCACCCGAACGATCGAGCCATGCAAAGTCGCACTGAAAGATGCGGGCTTGAAGGTCAACGAGATCAACGACGTAATTTTGGTCGGCGGTCAGACGCGCATGCCGAAAGTACAGGAGGAAGTGCAGAACTTCTTCGGTAAGGAGCCGCGTCGTGACGTGAACCCGGATGAAGCAGTAGCACTGGGTGCGGCCATCCAGGGCGGCGTGCTTGCCGGTGATGTGAAAGACGTATTGCTGCTCGACGTTACCCCGTTGTCGCTGGGTATCGAAACGCTTGGTGGCGTGATGACCAAGCTCATCGAGAAAAACACCACCATTCCGGCGAATGCGGAACAGGTGTTTTCAACGGCGGATGACAACCAGACGGCTGTGACAATTCACGTCTTGCAGGGTGAGCGTGAAAAAGCGCAGGGCAACAAGTCGCTGGGTCGATTCGATCTTGCCGACATTCCGCCAGCACCGCGTGGCATGCCGCAAATTGAAGTGACTTTCGATATCGACGCAAACGGTATTCTGAACGTATCCGCGAAGGACAAGGCGACCGGCAAGAGCCAGAATATTGTGATCAAGGCATCCAGTGGACTTACGGATGAAGAGATCGACAAGATGGTTTCGGATGCCGAAAGCCACGCTGAAGAAGACCGGAAATTCCGCGAGCTTGTGGAGACCCGGAACAAAGCCGACGCTTTGATTCACGCGGCCGAGAAATCGATCACTGAATTGGGCGATAAAGCGACAGACGAAGAGCGTTCTGCCGTCGAAACGGCCGTCAGCGAATTGAAAGATGCGTTGAAGTCGGATGATCCTGAGCAAATCGAGGCGAAGATCAATGCATTGACCGAAGCCTCCGGCGCGGTCGCGCAAAAACTGTACGCCGAACAGGCGGCAGAGGGTGCGGCTGACGGCGAGGCGGCAGATGGTCAGGGTTCGTCGGCCGGCAAGGACGACGTCGTTGATGCGGAGTTCGAGGAAGTTGACGACGACAAGAAAAAGTCGAGTTGA
- a CDS encoding NAD(+) kinase, which yields MEFKTIAVLGRDEDPRVAEPMLLLAEHLAQAGIDVIADSAENFDLPARQVTETGFARQADLIIAIGGDGTMLHAARLAFDRNVPLLGVNRGRLGFLADITPAEMLHSVDQVLAGDYTREARQLLVAERIRDGKIQAHAMALNDVVLQRRETGRMVDFETRIAGRFVNAHSGDGLIVATPTGSTAYALSCGGPIIEPSLNAVVLVPICPHTLSDRPIVVPATLEIEIRVLERMDTKAEVTVDGHTLGDFTPDDRLLVRDAGSRVTLIHPPGYDYFEILRSKLHWGRDSRRRGGSDEVPES from the coding sequence ATGGAGTTCAAGACAATTGCTGTTCTCGGTCGGGACGAGGACCCTCGAGTTGCCGAGCCAATGTTGCTGCTCGCTGAACACCTCGCACAGGCCGGCATCGATGTCATCGCGGATTCAGCGGAAAACTTCGATCTGCCTGCCCGCCAGGTCACGGAAACCGGCTTCGCCCGCCAGGCCGACCTGATCATCGCCATTGGCGGCGACGGTACGATGCTGCATGCGGCGCGTCTGGCGTTTGATCGCAATGTCCCATTGCTTGGCGTTAATCGCGGCCGCCTTGGCTTTCTGGCCGACATCACCCCTGCCGAAATGCTGCATAGCGTCGATCAGGTACTCGCCGGCGACTACACGCGCGAGGCCCGCCAATTGCTGGTCGCCGAGCGCATCCGCGACGGCAAAATTCAGGCACATGCCATGGCACTGAATGACGTTGTCTTGCAGCGTCGGGAAACCGGCCGCATGGTCGATTTCGAAACACGCATAGCCGGCCGCTTTGTGAACGCGCACTCCGGCGACGGACTGATCGTGGCAACGCCAACCGGCTCGACCGCCTATGCCCTGAGCTGTGGCGGTCCGATCATCGAGCCGTCACTGAATGCCGTGGTACTGGTGCCGATTTGTCCCCATACCCTCAGCGACCGGCCGATCGTCGTGCCCGCTACGCTGGAAATTGAAATCCGGGTGCTGGAACGCATGGACACCAAGGCGGAAGTCACGGTAGACGGCCATACCCTTGGCGATTTCACGCCAGACGACCGCTTGCTGGTACGCGATGCCGGCAGCCGGGTCACGCTCATCCACCCGCCCGGCTACGATTATTTCGAGATCCTGCGCTCCAAGTTGCACTGGGGACGTGACAGTCGCCGTCGCGGTGGTTCCGACGAAGTGCCGGAGTCCTGA